In Miscanthus floridulus cultivar M001 chromosome 8, ASM1932011v1, whole genome shotgun sequence, the sequence TTGTTCATTCTACTTACATCTTATCATCTGGCCACCAAACTTTGATCCTTGCACCAACTAGACTTTTATCAAGGCCTTTGCTTTTCCTTAAACGAGGAGGCTGTAAAAAGAAACTCAAGAATCAGATTTAGGTACCTAAACAAACAAGCAAAGTAACAAACAAACAAAGTTCTATGTGCATACGACATATATAGTGCTCACACTAGAATATTCAAATAATAAGACAGATATAAAACTATTAAGAACTTGTTAGGTATCAACATGAAGAAAACTCTTGACCAAGCAAAAGACCAACTGATCAAACATTTCAAGCTCAACTAGACATCGAAAAACACTCTATTGCAATAATTTTAATCAAGCCTGCCCTCTACCTCTTcagtttcttgttcttgcttcatctTAGGTGTGCTATTCTCTGTGCTTTGCCCTTTGGTTCTACCTGGGCCCCTGGTCGAAGATTTCGGCGATATCATTTCCTGCATTGTGGTAAAAGAGTCAGTACACTAATCACTATTAAAGGGGCAACACGATAAAAAGGCAAGGAAAAAACATGATGGTGTATCCAACAAACTGTTGAATGTTCATGCAATTAAATCTCTAGGTTTCAATTCCAGCAAAGGTAGACTCAAACCAGCAACTAAAAGTCAAGGAATAACAAAGTTACAAAAAATAGAATATTCTAAATACATGTACTTGTTTTAGACTAAAAAGTAAAGAAGACTTGTTACCTAGCAACAGTAAAGAGTAAACTTACAAAATATGTTATCGAACAAATAAATAGACATTCAAAGAAAACTATAAGACCATGTTGTACACAATAGAGGGAGGACTAACTGTAAAAAGCAGACCATATTGATAACTCAAACACAAATCCTGTTAGTgttaagagagaaaaaaaaacctttaagCTCAGATCCTTGGCAGGATCATCCCCAGAAAGAGTTTCATCCTTCTGCTGTTTTGAATTGTTCTGTTGAGTCTTCTTAGATGATTCTCCTTCACTAGCCTTCTTTGCGGAAGACTTCTCATCCTTAGCTGATCGTTTTGCCAACTTCCCAGCTGAATCACCTGCCTCCTTGACCTTTTTCAAATCCAGACCTGAAGATTGATCCTTTCCAGCAGCCTTCTTCTGCAATGACTTTGGGCCAGGAGGACGGCCTCGCTTTGGTTTAGTAGGTGTACTATCAGCACGCCTTGATatatcatcagctgctccattgGTACCCTCTGAAGATGCTACAAGATCTTCCTTTTTAGTGTCAGCATCAGAATGCACAGTTGCTTCACATTTATCAGACGGTTTGAGCTTAGTACTTTTGTCTGAATCAAGGGCAGCTTTCTTTTTGGGCTTGGAAGCATTGGACTCAGCACCTTCATTGTGGTCAGATTTCAACTGATCAGCATCTGCTATGTTTTCAGCATTGCAAGGTTTTTCAATCTTCTCTTTTGTGGAAGGTGGTCCTTGATCATCAGACTCACCAGTATTTGGTGGAGTAGCACCACTGCTAATAGCAGTACCTGTATTGCCATTCATAGAAGTACCATCTTGTTCAAGACGGCTAACATCTTGCTCAGCCTTTGAAGATTCCTGCCAAAAAAAAAGATGCATGCTGTTGTTAGATCAGCCATTTACATAAATACAGAAGATGCAGATCATACCTGAGGTAATTCATCAGAAATAGTCCTTTCAGAGAGCTTGCCATCATCCACCTGAACATTAAGACATCAAAGTAAGACACAAATCAATTAAACAGCACCTCTTCCAGCATTTGAAAGTAGTTAATTTCATTCTACATAGTACAAACTAATCATGGTTTCAACTCCCAAATCATTCAATTCAACTTAGTGAAGTAAACAATGTGCATTACATTCATATCTGAAACAAAACAacaaagaaagagaaaacaagatTGCCTATTCTAGCACCTGTAAGAATGGcataacagttatcaagcaaacAACAACGCAAATAACTTCCAACATTAATCATAGCAAGTTAGTAATTTAACTAACCGTGTCCTTCCCAGAAGGATCAACATTGTTATCTTCCCTGTCATCTGAAACCTCTTCACAAACTGATGCGACGATTTGGCTGTATTCGCTCAAGGAAGTGCCTTTTAGTGATTGCAGAAAGACTGGCTTAAGTTTTTCACGGCATGTGTCTATCACTTTTTCAGCGAGCTCAAAGGAAGGTGAAGAAGATTCCTGGAAATAAAATCAATGATTAGATCATGTGAACCTTATGCTATGAATGTAAATCTATGTTGCTGATGTGAGAAAAATTAAGGATGATaccttttcttcttttctaacATTTTGGAGTAGACATGAAGCAAGCTGTGGTTGGACATCCTCACTCTCCTCAATTACCAATCTCATTATTGTTTCCATGCAGGATATGACGGCTTCTGAATGTCCAGAACTGAAATAAGACACAGAAAAGTTCAAAACTTGTACACAGAATATAAGAATACAACACATACTTCTGAAACCAAGAGATCTGACCTATTTAACAAATTTAGCAGCAGGATATAGTAAAGCAAAGATTAAGAACAAAATACAGAAGATTCATTTATCATTATTCAATAGCCAGAGTGGGAACTTCTACCTCCCAGCCAGAGAAACAGAGCAATGACAAGTTTAGAATTGCAATTTCAACATTAGCAGTTAAGCAAGGCTGGCAAAATTACACACATATAGTTTTAGTAATAGTATCTAAATAGGAAACAAATCAGACGCCAAAAGAAGATTATGCGATTTCATTTCCTGTACAGAACAGATCCAAGAAAAAAAAGGAGCTATCCAATGCTCGTGTTAATTAATAAATCTTAGACGTATAAACTATGCTAGACAAATTTAAAGCAACTTGAGAATGCATCCAGGATATATCTTAGCAAACACACGTTTTAGCACATCAAGAAATTCAGAAAGAGGAGAAACAGATGAAGCTAAGGCGAATTAAGATATTTCTTACTTAACAGTCCTCAAGAAGTGATGGAACATATCATTTATCAAATCGTCACATTCAAGATCTAGCATCACCACGCAGGACCGAACTTTTGCCACAGTATCAAGAATTGAAGTTCTCCTTCCAAAGAAGGGACTCTCTATGTCATCCAGATGCTCGAAGGCCCCCACAATTAAAGAGAATACATCCTAAAACCAAGTAAAAACATATGTAAGTAGACAGTACAGCAGAACTCATTTTATTCAGGGTAGACTATACCTTCATTGCATCGTCATCATATGGAGCATCGGGCGCCGTGATCCGTGTGATCTCAGATATGCATGATGCCACGCCAAGTCTAACATTTGAATCAGCATGGCCCAGCAGCTCTTTCTTGACCAGAGCTTCAGTTGCTGGGCGAAGAGCATTCGATGTGCTTTCGGGAGGTGACTGCTCTACTTTAAGTAAACACTCCTCAACTTCCTGCATGAACATCAACCAACTTGATGACTTCATACGATTCAACAAGCCTAGGTAGGTCAGTTAGCAAGATCAAAGTCTTCATATTTACTCAAATGGTATAAGTACATCATTCCCAGTAATCTAAACCATGGCAAATTACTATGTACAGCAAGAAAAAATGAAATCTGGAGCAGTAGTGAATAACTAGGCTAATGCTAAACTCGAATCCTGTATTCGTCACAAAACCCAATCAAATCAATAAGATACTAAGAGGCCAACATTTCCAGTTTCCTTTCAAACCAAACAGCACCATCAAAACTACAAATAGAATCGCCATGATCGGCATTTCCAGTAGATAATTACTCCACGTTTCAAACCCAAAAAACAGAGATAGAATTCAAGTTTAAGGAGAAGTCTCGAAAGGCAATGATAAAAAGTAAACTGGTTCCAAGGAAATCAGATAACTCCGTATAACAACAGTCCAGCACGGAGAACACTCCACAGAACACACTTCCTGTTTCGTCCGAACAAAATAAATTTCGAATTTCGTAGCACGGAAGACAACTCAAAAGCAAATCATCAGGCCAAGTAGCATTTCATCCGCGACCCAACCAATCAACATATCGCGAACAACAGGTAAGAGCACAACATTCACCCGGTTCCTACTCATACTCGATACAAACCGAGCTGTAACCGCGCCGGCAAACACGACACATCGTTGAAGCGCAGTCCTAACATGTGCATAACAATCAACGAGAGGAGAACAAGCGGTAAAGGGGGAGCAGGCTCACGATGAGGAGGTTGAGCAGGTCCTCCGCGTCGTCGGGAGGCGCCTGCAGCCGTTCCCCGACCTCCCTGAGCCGGTCCTCCAGCTGCCGCATCTCCTGTTCCGCGGCAGGATCCTCCGCCATTTCCCCGGCCGAAACGGGGGTCTACGCGGCCAGATCGAGAGCGCCCTCTCTAGATCTGCCGCGGCTAGGGTTTCCCCTCGCGGCGCGAGTGCGGGGTGCGGCGG encodes:
- the LOC136477755 gene encoding sister chromatid cohesion protein PDS5 homolog C-like isoform X2, translated to MAEDPAAEQEMRQLEDRLREVGERLQAPPDDAEDLLNLLIEVEECLLKVEQSPPESTSNALRPATEALVKKELLGHADSNVRLGVASCISEITRITAPDAPYDDDAMKDVFSLIVGAFEHLDDIESPFFGRRTSILDTVAKVRSCVVMLDLECDDLINDMFHHFLRTVNSGHSEAVISCMETIMRLVIEESEDVQPQLASCLLQNVRKEEKESSSPSFELAEKVIDTCREKLKPVFLQSLKGTSLSEYSQIVASVCEEVSDDREDNNVDPSGKDTVDDGKLSERTISDELPQESSKAEQDVSRLEQDGTSMNGNTGTAISSGATPPNTGAESNASKPKKKAALDSDKSTKLKPSDKCEATVHSDADTKKEDLVASSEGTNGAADDISRRADSTPTKPKRGRPPGPKSLQKKAAGKDQSSGLDLKKVKEAGDSAGKLAKRSAKDEKSSAKKASEGESSKKTQQNNSKQQKDETLSGDDPAKDLSLKEMISPKSSTRGPGRTKGQSTENSTPKMKQEQETEEPPRLRKSKGLDKSLVGARIKVWWPDDKMFYNGVVESFDSVSKRHKVAYNDGDVEVLLLRDEKWEFISEEKGASVASETPRGRKRKADAVKEENTETPKSDAVDPPKKRGRPKGVRSSNGTPSNSATPSTKGKTAGKDAKETPKTGPNLKKELEKSSKGKASVSTETKDELPKDDDKSATKPKEAISKGKDSKDEGKSTDGKARPGRKPKNAGTPAKSDADKEKRKEKEVKAAEIEQEASGNASTGKKRRRKA
- the LOC136477755 gene encoding sister chromatid cohesion protein PDS5 homolog C-like isoform X1, whose translation is MAEDPAAEQEMRQLEDRLREVGERLQAPPDDAEDLLNLLIEVEECLLKVEQSPPESTSNALRPATEALVKKELLGHADSNVRLGVASCISEITRITAPDAPYDDDAMKDVFSLIVGAFEHLDDIESPFFGRRTSILDTVAKVRSCVVMLDLECDDLINDMFHHFLRTVNSGHSEAVISCMETIMRLVIEESEDVQPQLASCLLQNVRKEEKESSSPSFELAEKVIDTCREKLKPVFLQSLKGTSLSEYSQIVASVCEEVSDDREDNNVDPSGKDTVDDGKLSERTISDELPQESSKAEQDVSRLEQDGTSMNGNTGTAISSGATPPNTGESDDQGPPSTKEKIEKPCNAENIADADQLKSDHNEGAESNASKPKKKAALDSDKSTKLKPSDKCEATVHSDADTKKEDLVASSEGTNGAADDISRRADSTPTKPKRGRPPGPKSLQKKAAGKDQSSGLDLKKVKEAGDSAGKLAKRSAKDEKSSAKKASEGESSKKTQQNNSKQQKDETLSGDDPAKDLSLKEMISPKSSTRGPGRTKGQSTENSTPKMKQEQETEEPPRLRKSKGLDKSLVGARIKVWWPDDKMFYNGVVESFDSVSKRHKVAYNDGDVEVLLLRDEKWEFISEEKGASVASETPRGRKRKADAVKEENTETPKSDAVDPPKKRGRPKGVRSSNGTPSNSATPSTKGKTAGKDAKETPKTGPNLKKELEKSSKGKASVSTETKDELPKDDDKSATKPKEAISKGKDSKDEGKSTDGKARPGRKPKNAGTPAKSDADKEKRKEKEVKAAEIEQEASGNASTGKKRRRKA